In Bacteroidales bacterium, a single genomic region encodes these proteins:
- a CDS encoding sugar porter family MFS transporter, translating into MSKEQKYTVKISLIVALGGFLMGFDASVISGVVRFIEPEFSLTKLQLGWAVSSLTLTSTLGMMIAGPLSNAFGRRYVLRWAAVFYAVSALASAFAPDFTTLVFARMLGGFGVGASLIIAPMYIAEIAPSNLRGRLVSFNQLNIVLGISVAFFTNYIILRLSQSDLAWVNNMGIDLHQWRWMLGIETLPAILYFGFLFFVPRSPRWLMMKGWDSEALQVLKKVSTVEQALKDMEAVKASFVNAAPEKKVPLSELFKPALRIVVLIGIVVAILQQITGINSVFFYAPMIFEQSGIGADASFSQAILVGLTNVVFTILAILFIDRFGRKVLLIFGLSGIAISMLILSWGFYNATYTLTDEDISSLPSHIDLGKIEPFKGKTFTSDVEFKREIDQVFGTVEAKKIESDLIAAATSMNSWLILLGIIGFVASFAISLGPVMWVLFSEIFPNYIRGLAISFVGFINSGVSFLVQLVFPWELATLGNSFTFLIYGLFAVVGLVIISIILPETKNKSLEELEGILIREKKIR; encoded by the coding sequence ATGAGCAAAGAACAAAAATATACAGTTAAGATTTCTCTCATCGTTGCGTTGGGCGGCTTTCTGATGGGTTTTGACGCTTCCGTCATCTCCGGGGTTGTCAGGTTTATCGAACCGGAGTTCAGCCTCACCAAGCTGCAACTGGGATGGGCTGTGAGTTCGCTTACCCTTACTTCAACGTTGGGGATGATGATAGCAGGTCCGCTGAGCAATGCTTTCGGACGGAGGTATGTCCTGCGATGGGCTGCCGTTTTTTATGCCGTGTCAGCGCTTGCTTCAGCCTTCGCCCCGGATTTCACCACACTGGTCTTCGCCCGCATGCTTGGAGGTTTTGGTGTTGGCGCTTCGCTCATAATTGCTCCGATGTACATTGCCGAAATAGCCCCTTCCAACCTGCGGGGAAGGCTTGTTTCGTTCAATCAGCTCAATATTGTTCTCGGCATCTCCGTGGCTTTCTTCACCAACTACATCATTCTTCGCCTGAGTCAGTCCGATTTGGCTTGGGTCAATAACATGGGTATTGACCTGCATCAATGGCGTTGGATGTTGGGGATTGAAACGTTGCCCGCAATTTTGTATTTCGGGTTTTTGTTCTTTGTTCCGCGCAGCCCGCGCTGGCTGATGATGAAAGGATGGGACTCCGAAGCGTTACAAGTATTGAAGAAAGTTTCAACCGTGGAACAGGCACTCAAAGATATGGAAGCAGTGAAGGCGAGCTTTGTAAATGCTGCGCCGGAGAAAAAAGTTCCATTATCTGAACTATTCAAACCTGCTCTGCGCATTGTGGTGCTGATTGGCATTGTGGTGGCAATATTGCAACAAATAACCGGCATCAATTCGGTGTTCTTTTATGCTCCAATGATCTTTGAACAATCGGGGATCGGTGCTGATGCTTCATTTTCCCAGGCCATACTGGTTGGACTTACAAATGTTGTTTTTACCATTTTGGCCATCCTTTTCATTGACCGGTTTGGACGGAAAGTGTTGTTGATCTTCGGATTATCGGGAATTGCCATCAGCATGTTGATCCTTTCGTGGGGTTTTTACAATGCCACCTATACGTTAACAGATGAGGACATTAGCAGCCTGCCCTCACATATTGACCTCGGCAAGATAGAGCCATTCAAGGGAAAAACTTTCACCAGCGACGTGGAGTTCAAACGCGAAATTGATCAGGTGTTTGGAACTGTTGAAGCAAAAAAAATTGAATCCGATCTGATAGCTGCCGCTACCAGCATGAACTCCTGGTTGATTCTGCTGGGGATTATCGGTTTTGTGGCCTCCTTTGCCATATCTTTAGGACCTGTCATGTGGGTCTTATTCTCCGAAATCTTCCCAAATTATATCCGCGGCCTCGCCATTTCGTTTGTCGGGTTTATCAACTCGGGAGTGAGTTTCCTGGTGCAATTGGTTTTCCCCTGGGAGCTTGCCACCCTGGGTAATTCTTTCACTTTCCTCATCTACGGGCTTTTTGCCGTAGTTGGACTGGTAATTATTTCGATCATTCTTCCCGAAACAAAAAATAAATCCCTTGAAGAACTTGAAGGTATTCTGATCAGGGAAAAGAAAATTAGATAG
- a CDS encoding cytochrome C, which translates to MNEQNVKISITLVFHLILALLVNGQISPGDLAAVHAHLEGLSNCTKCHTLGDKVTDEKCLDCHVAIKTLIGQKRGYHASSEVKARNCFECHNDHHGRNFQIIRFDPNKFDHDLSGYKLEGAHANKDCKDCHNNDFIKDSKLKEKQSTYLGLETTCLSCHDDYHQKTLQENCLDCHNFEGFKPAPKFDHKNSKFQLRGKHQQVECIKCHKIEEQNGKTFQVFKGVAFANCTNCHVDVHNNKFGSNCKQCHTEESFHILPDLNVFNHNRTPFPLEGKHISVDCKKCHKTKYTDPLPHNSCMDCHEDYHKGQFTTDDKRADCISCHTVQGFQGSSFTIERHNETHFSLTGAHLATPCFACHYKDETWNFRNIGITCNDCHEDIHNDLIDKKYYPDSDCNTCHETSRWRDVNFDHSLTEFELEGEHAKQLCRACHFPMFDGVKAQRFNILTSECIQCHEDVHFNQFNEGGQTDCLHCHSFENWEASHFDHNNTRFPLDGKHKDVACKKCHLEVVQGDRVYTQYKMERFQCKDCH; encoded by the coding sequence ATGAATGAGCAGAATGTAAAAATATCAATCACCCTTGTGTTCCATTTGATCCTCGCCTTGCTGGTCAACGGACAGATTTCACCTGGTGACCTGGCCGCAGTACATGCTCATCTCGAAGGCTTGTCTAACTGTACCAAATGCCATACCTTAGGGGATAAAGTAACGGATGAAAAATGCCTTGATTGTCATGTTGCGATCAAAACGCTTATTGGACAGAAAAGGGGTTACCATGCATCCTCAGAAGTAAAAGCCAGGAACTGTTTTGAGTGCCATAACGATCATCATGGGAGGAACTTTCAGATTATCCGGTTCGATCCCAATAAGTTTGATCATGACCTGAGCGGGTATAAATTGGAAGGAGCCCATGCAAATAAAGATTGTAAAGATTGCCATAACAATGATTTTATAAAGGATTCAAAACTAAAAGAGAAACAGAGTACTTACCTGGGTCTGGAAACAACCTGTCTTTCCTGCCACGACGACTACCATCAGAAAACGCTGCAGGAAAATTGCCTGGATTGCCATAATTTTGAAGGATTTAAACCCGCGCCTAAATTCGATCACAAAAATTCAAAATTCCAATTGCGCGGGAAACATCAACAGGTTGAATGTATTAAATGTCATAAAATTGAAGAACAGAACGGAAAGACTTTCCAGGTATTTAAAGGGGTGGCATTTGCAAACTGCACCAATTGTCACGTGGATGTTCACAACAACAAATTCGGGTCGAATTGCAAGCAATGTCACACTGAAGAATCATTTCATATTTTGCCGGACCTGAATGTTTTTAATCATAACCGTACCCCCTTCCCATTGGAGGGAAAACATATCAGCGTTGATTGCAAAAAATGCCATAAAACAAAATATACCGATCCATTGCCCCACAATTCCTGCATGGATTGTCATGAAGATTATCACAAAGGCCAGTTTACGACTGATGACAAGCGGGCTGATTGTATTTCATGCCATACTGTACAAGGTTTTCAGGGTTCATCGTTTACTATCGAAAGACACAATGAAACCCATTTTTCGCTCACCGGGGCGCATCTTGCAACACCCTGCTTTGCCTGTCACTATAAAGATGAGACATGGAATTTCAGAAATATCGGGATCACATGCAACGATTGTCATGAAGATATCCATAACGACTTAATTGACAAAAAATATTATCCCGATTCGGACTGCAATACATGCCATGAAACTTCCCGCTGGCGTGATGTAAACTTTGATCATTCACTCACTGAATTTGAACTTGAGGGTGAACATGCGAAGCAGCTTTGCCGGGCGTGTCATTTCCCAATGTTTGATGGCGTTAAGGCACAGCGCTTCAATATTTTGACATCGGAGTGCATCCAATGCCATGAAGATGTTCATTTCAACCAATTTAATGAAGGTGGTCAAACAGATTGCCTGCATTGTCATTCCTTCGAAAACTGGGAAGCCAGCCATTTCGATCATAACAATACAAGATTCCCCCTTGACGGAAAGCATAAAGATGTGGCATGTAAAAAATGTCATTTAGAAGTTGTTCAGGGGGACAGGGTTTATACACAATATAAAATGGAGCGTTTCCAATGCAAAGACTGTCATTAA
- a CDS encoding RagB/SusD family nutrient uptake outer membrane protein, translating into MTKNIFNKTVLTGLFTITAFFISCSDDFVKVSPEYSIDSENYFNSPDDYYMALVATYDLLQTTYANAILGEIASDNTLCGGESPTDVIGWQQVDDMIHTSTNSNLKDIWNWMFAGVQRANYFMEFKDKIDFDGKEHMIGEVRFLRAYYYFELVKWFGPVPLKIDKRFQLGDETSIPRSPVADVYAQIEADLIYASEVLTANPTTIGQVSKGAAQSLLGKVYLYQDEFTEAANVLEQVIMDGNYSLATNYNDMWEMEGENGPESVFEVQYTDVEGAGFGCLQCSEGNIAVGFSGVRGYDGPLFSPGFSFNVPVQKAVDAFEPGDLRVGVTILDIQAWADTMGAAYTTGNEHTGYFNRKYLPRKRRPEAQNDLNLTNPNNYRAIRYADVLLMAAEALNRGGIDDTRAQDYLNLVRRRAFGDNNHDVTLTGAALTDAIWHERYVELMGEGHRFFDLVRTGQAASEIDGFITGKHELFPVPIEEINFSNGNWMQNSGY; encoded by the coding sequence ATGACAAAGAATATATTTAACAAAACAGTTTTAACGGGGCTTTTTACCATCACTGCATTTTTCATTTCATGTTCTGATGATTTTGTAAAAGTATCCCCGGAGTATTCCATTGATTCGGAAAACTATTTTAACTCGCCAGACGACTATTATATGGCGCTGGTAGCTACTTACGACCTGCTGCAAACCACCTATGCCAATGCAATACTTGGCGAAATTGCATCCGACAATACCCTTTGCGGTGGGGAAAGCCCAACCGATGTCATTGGATGGCAGCAGGTTGACGATATGATCCACACATCTACCAACAGTAACCTCAAGGATATCTGGAACTGGATGTTTGCCGGTGTGCAGCGTGCGAATTATTTCATGGAGTTTAAAGATAAAATCGATTTTGACGGCAAAGAGCATATGATCGGCGAGGTCCGGTTTCTGAGAGCTTATTACTATTTTGAACTGGTAAAATGGTTTGGACCAGTTCCACTGAAAATTGATAAGCGGTTTCAACTGGGTGATGAAACCTCAATTCCGCGTTCACCTGTTGCAGATGTTTATGCTCAGATAGAAGCTGATCTGATCTATGCCTCGGAAGTTCTGACAGCCAATCCGACAACAATTGGCCAGGTTTCCAAAGGAGCAGCACAATCGTTGCTTGGCAAGGTTTATCTCTACCAGGACGAATTTACCGAAGCTGCAAATGTGCTCGAACAGGTGATAATGGATGGAAATTATTCACTAGCGACTAACTATAATGATATGTGGGAAATGGAGGGAGAAAACGGTCCCGAATCGGTTTTCGAAGTTCAATATACTGATGTTGAAGGCGCCGGATTCGGTTGCCTCCAATGCAGTGAGGGGAACATAGCTGTGGGCTTTAGCGGCGTTCGCGGTTACGACGGACCACTATTTTCGCCCGGGTTCAGTTTCAATGTGCCAGTTCAAAAGGCAGTTGATGCTTTCGAACCGGGAGACCTTCGCGTCGGGGTCACTATTCTCGACATACAGGCCTGGGCTGATACTATGGGTGCTGCCTACACTACCGGCAACGAGCATACCGGGTATTTCAACCGTAAATATCTTCCCCGTAAAAGAAGACCCGAGGCACAAAACGACCTTAATCTGACCAACCCCAATAACTACAGGGCTATCCGCTATGCCGATGTTTTACTTATGGCTGCCGAAGCACTCAACCGTGGCGGTATTGATGACACAAGGGCGCAGGATTATCTGAATTTGGTTCGCCGAAGGGCATTTGGCGACAATAATCATGACGTCACCTTAACCGGTGCTGCACTCACTGATGCCATCTGGCATGAACGCTATGTGGAACTGATGGGCGAAGGTCATCGTTTCTTCGACCTCGTGCGCACTGGCCAGGCTGCCAGCGAGATTGATGGGTTCATAACCGGAAAACATGAATTGTTTCCCGTTCCCATCGAAGAGATAAATTTTTCAAATGGAAACTGGATGCAAAATTCTGGTTACTAA
- a CDS encoding PKD domain-containing protein: MKKHNLIAFITIIGMLFISNSCQKDEYDLGELVAPTNVTLSFEIVGADAENPNGDGSGLVNFTATALNAITYTFDFGDGSSPMISASGKVTKRFSITGVVAYNVTVHAVGTGGITSVKSTQLEVLSTFEDAEAVQYLTGGSSKTWYWAYDQPGFTGLGPTAEDYGNAEFTWAAWWSISANDPAKACMYDAEFVFTKTATGMTFEQTIGPAFIPGTYAGKIGVEGDVCHDETVAYPLYGVKNISLSPSSSNASVVGQYRGTTMTFSNEGFMCWWVGASEYDIIEVTDNILRVRIKEDDTYAWYHTFTSVKPE; encoded by the coding sequence ATGAAAAAGCATAACCTCATTGCATTTATTACAATCATTGGCATGTTATTCATTTCCAATTCATGCCAAAAAGATGAATATGACCTGGGAGAATTGGTTGCACCAACCAATGTGACCTTAAGCTTTGAAATCGTGGGAGCCGATGCCGAAAACCCAAATGGAGACGGAAGCGGACTGGTCAATTTCACAGCTACAGCTTTAAACGCCATCACCTATACTTTTGATTTTGGGGATGGCTCAAGCCCTATGATCTCGGCAAGCGGTAAAGTTACAAAGCGTTTTTCCATCACCGGAGTAGTTGCTTACAATGTGACTGTTCATGCTGTCGGAACCGGCGGAATTACCTCTGTAAAATCTACACAACTTGAGGTATTAAGTACTTTCGAGGATGCCGAAGCAGTTCAGTATCTCACAGGAGGCAGCTCCAAAACCTGGTATTGGGCTTATGATCAACCCGGATTTACCGGCTTAGGACCAACAGCTGAAGATTATGGTAATGCCGAATTCACCTGGGCAGCCTGGTGGAGCATCTCGGCCAACGATCCAGCCAAAGCCTGCATGTACGATGCAGAATTCGTTTTTACCAAAACAGCAACAGGGATGACCTTCGAGCAAACAATCGGCCCGGCCTTCATTCCTGGAACTTATGCCGGAAAAATCGGCGTTGAGGGTGATGTGTGTCACGACGAAACAGTGGCTTATCCACTTTACGGTGTGAAAAATATCTCACTTTCCCCGTCTTCTTCCAATGCCTCAGTTGTCGGGCAATACCGTGGTACTACCATGACTTTTTCCAATGAAGGATTTATGTGCTGGTGGGTGGGCGCAAGCGAATATGACATCATCGAAGTGACCGATAATATCCTCAGGGTGAGGATTAAAGAAGATGATACTTACGCCTGGTATCACACTTTCACCAGTGTTAAACCCGAATAA
- a CDS encoding NAD(P)-binding domain-containing protein, translating into MEVIIEEILTYALVITLCLFVVFIYLRRQKSISRKTEEKIKLAKEEGLFEPISLHPVVDPGSCIKTGACIAACPEKDILGIVNGKATTINASRCVGHGACFHACPTEAITLCIGTEKRGVDLPHVNENFETNIPGIFIAGELGGMGLIKNAVEQGRQAVENIVKKIKEKHGADYDLIIVGAGPAGISASLTAKKHNLNFITLEQDSLGGTVFTFPRSKIVMTSPMNLPLHGKVKLYETSKPQLLELWLEVLKKNGITIREHQKVDAIIPVNHHFQLKTLDGTTYTSKCVLLAIGRRGTPRKLNIPGEQSIKVAYRLLEPEIITGKNILVVGGGDSAIESALLLANQNNVLLSYRGETFSRIKAKNKIKIEEAIGLGKIDIKFSSTVSAIEEATITLKVEENGESLKIKNDLVFIFAGGELPTEFLKKAGIEITSKYGESILKH; encoded by the coding sequence ATGGAAGTAATTATTGAAGAGATTCTGACCTACGCGCTTGTTATTACATTATGCCTGTTCGTGGTGTTTATTTACCTGCGGAGGCAGAAGAGTATTTCAAGAAAAACTGAAGAGAAAATCAAACTGGCAAAGGAGGAAGGGCTTTTTGAACCCATTTCGTTGCATCCGGTAGTTGATCCGGGCAGTTGCATAAAAACCGGTGCATGCATTGCAGCGTGTCCTGAAAAAGATATTCTGGGCATTGTTAACGGGAAAGCAACAACCATTAATGCATCGCGCTGTGTAGGTCATGGGGCATGCTTTCATGCCTGTCCCACCGAAGCCATAACTTTGTGTATTGGCACCGAAAAACGTGGCGTTGACCTACCTCACGTAAACGAAAATTTCGAGACCAATATACCTGGTATATTCATTGCCGGTGAACTTGGAGGCATGGGATTAATCAAAAATGCTGTGGAGCAGGGGAGGCAGGCAGTGGAGAATATTGTAAAAAAAATCAAAGAAAAACACGGCGCCGATTATGATCTGATTATTGTTGGCGCTGGTCCGGCAGGAATATCGGCTTCACTGACCGCTAAAAAGCACAACCTTAATTTCATTACTTTAGAGCAGGATTCACTGGGAGGAACGGTTTTTACTTTTCCCCGTTCAAAAATTGTCATGACTTCTCCCATGAATTTGCCCCTGCACGGCAAAGTCAAACTATATGAAACAAGTAAACCCCAATTGCTTGAACTTTGGTTGGAGGTGTTGAAAAAAAACGGGATCACTATCCGCGAACATCAAAAAGTCGATGCAATCATCCCGGTTAATCATCACTTTCAATTAAAGACCCTTGATGGGACAACTTACACATCAAAATGTGTACTGCTGGCTATCGGGCGTCGCGGGACACCACGAAAACTAAACATACCGGGAGAACAGTCAATAAAGGTCGCCTACAGGCTGCTTGAACCAGAAATCATTACAGGGAAAAATATTCTGGTTGTGGGGGGTGGTGATTCTGCCATCGAATCTGCACTTTTGCTTGCCAATCAGAACAATGTTCTACTCTCTTATCGGGGTGAAACATTTAGCAGGATTAAGGCTAAAAATAAAATCAAAATTGAAGAAGCGATTGGGTTGGGGAAAATAGATATAAAATTTAGTTCAACCGTTTCAGCGATTGAGGAGGCCACAATCACACTCAAAGTTGAAGAAAATGGAGAATCGCTGAAAATTAAAAACGACCTGGTTTTTATCTTTGCGGGCGGTGAATTGCCCACTGAGTTTTTAAAAAAAGCCGGCATCGAAATAACAAGTAAATATGGGGAAAGCATTTTAAAGCATTGA
- a CDS encoding TonB-dependent receptor — protein MSKQFTSLMIILLIIVTSLSAQQRSLTGVVTSADDGLPIPGVTVLVKGTFTGTTTDIDGAFTLNDVPAESTIVFSFVGMKTMEVVYSGQLIINVSMEFESTGLDELVVIGYGTVKKKDLTGAVSTVGSSTIDRLKPVKVEEALQGTVTGVNVTPQSGAPGAGLDIRIRGISTNGDASPVVIIDGYQGDLNTLNPNDIETITVLKDAQAAIYGTVGANGIILVTTKNGKRDMPTKVDINSSFGIQETTRMLPLLNATEYAVILNESYVANGQAMPYPDISGLGEGTNWQSELFESAPILDNNIRVYGGSSSMNYSISASDLRQEGIIGGDKSGFARNTARMAMGADLTDWLKVNTTLTYTYINRSSFNDFGLGSVLFNAVNMPSTVPIYKPGGDFNPAPSNLGIEIINPLQQVANTFNDYNLNKWNGNVGLDASFAQHFTATTRIGFNSTTAKYKSFSKQVDYGGKVFDVTRSSVYQSRDNFNDYTFDAFVTYDNTLEDVHHITGTIGTTIFKTYGDNLNATGWDVPNNSWDFADISLANGLVDSKTTGSYTYDQRRLSYFARGQYDYMGKYLASVMLRRDASTKFGPDNTVAYFPSATLGWIISDESFMDKYKDINLLKFRLSYGILGSDKIGDYRFISTLNGEGTYVLDNQLVNGRAIGPLANPSIKWEQSEQFDLGFDLHFLNDRLEFMADYFVKTTENLLISNIPVSGIFGTSAPGAAAPTSNAGTVRNSGFEFSTGYRGMVGKDFSYQVNYNLTLLNNEVLEVNNGTGFVEGGSFGVGQPLPARMEVGLPIGYFYGYQTDGVFQSQAEVDAHPSQIALGAEAQPGDIRYVDTNGDEIINSDDRTNIGSPIPASLMGLNLTLKYKNFDFTAYAFASIGNDIVRNYERTQPNVNRMSYIMDRWTGEGTSNDVPRVTTAATANNIFSDFYVEDGSYVRLQRMVLGYRIPEMTSMKIGIQEVRFYFAINNLFTLTKYQGFDPAASSGAPIGSGFDDGFYPAARTYLFGFNINI, from the coding sequence ATGAGTAAACAATTTACAAGTTTAATGATCATCTTACTGATCATTGTGACATCCCTCAGCGCTCAACAACGCAGCCTAACGGGTGTTGTGACCTCTGCTGATGATGGCTTGCCTATCCCCGGGGTGACCGTACTTGTTAAAGGTACGTTTACCGGAACCACTACGGACATAGACGGAGCATTTACGTTAAATGATGTACCGGCTGAATCGACAATTGTCTTTTCCTTTGTTGGGATGAAAACCATGGAAGTTGTGTACAGCGGCCAGCTGATTATCAATGTATCCATGGAGTTTGAGTCCACGGGTTTGGATGAGTTGGTGGTGATTGGCTATGGTACCGTAAAGAAAAAGGATTTAACCGGTGCTGTATCTACTGTGGGATCAAGTACTATTGACAGGCTGAAACCTGTAAAAGTTGAAGAAGCCTTGCAAGGAACAGTAACAGGTGTGAACGTTACTCCGCAATCCGGGGCTCCGGGCGCAGGTCTGGATATCAGGATCAGGGGTATTTCCACTAACGGCGATGCATCACCGGTAGTGATCATCGACGGATACCAGGGAGACCTGAATACGCTCAACCCTAACGACATCGAGACTATTACAGTACTCAAAGATGCCCAGGCTGCCATTTATGGAACCGTTGGCGCCAATGGAATTATCCTTGTCACCACAAAAAACGGTAAAAGAGATATGCCCACCAAAGTGGATATCAACAGTTCGTTTGGAATCCAGGAAACCACCCGCATGCTCCCTTTGCTTAATGCGACCGAGTACGCTGTGATTTTAAATGAAAGTTATGTAGCTAATGGTCAGGCGATGCCATACCCTGATATTTCAGGCCTGGGTGAAGGTACCAATTGGCAAAGTGAACTGTTTGAATCTGCGCCTATCCTTGACAATAACATCAGGGTTTATGGCGGTTCAAGCAGTATGAATTACTCCATCAGTGCATCAGATTTGCGTCAGGAAGGTATCATTGGAGGAGACAAGTCAGGATTTGCCAGAAACACCGCCCGTATGGCAATGGGGGCAGACCTTACTGATTGGCTTAAGGTAAATACCACATTAACCTACACCTATATTAACCGTAGTTCATTTAATGATTTTGGATTAGGATCGGTGCTGTTCAATGCTGTGAATATGCCATCAACCGTGCCCATTTACAAACCGGGCGGGGATTTTAATCCGGCGCCGTCAAACCTCGGAATCGAAATTATCAATCCGTTACAGCAGGTTGCCAACACTTTCAACGATTACAATCTGAACAAATGGAACGGGAATGTTGGCCTCGATGCAAGTTTTGCTCAACATTTTACAGCTACAACCCGTATCGGGTTCAATTCGACTACGGCCAAGTACAAATCATTCTCCAAGCAAGTGGATTATGGCGGAAAAGTATTTGACGTAACCCGCAGCAGTGTTTATCAAAGCCGTGACAATTTCAATGATTACACATTCGATGCTTTTGTCACCTATGATAATACTTTGGAAGATGTTCACCATATCACTGGTACTATTGGTACAACAATATTTAAAACCTATGGAGACAATCTGAATGCAACAGGCTGGGATGTTCCCAATAATTCATGGGACTTTGCCGATATCAGCCTCGCTAACGGACTGGTAGATTCGAAAACAACGGGTTCTTACACCTATGACCAGCGCAGGCTCTCTTATTTTGCCCGTGGTCAATACGATTACATGGGCAAATACCTGGCATCGGTGATGCTAAGACGTGATGCCTCTACCAAATTCGGCCCGGACAATACCGTGGCCTATTTCCCTTCAGCAACCCTCGGATGGATCATCTCGGATGAATCATTCATGGACAAATACAAAGACATAAACCTGCTGAAATTCAGATTGAGCTACGGTATACTGGGCTCAGATAAAATTGGTGATTACCGGTTCATTTCAACCTTAAATGGCGAGGGCACCTATGTATTGGATAACCAACTTGTGAATGGCAGGGCTATTGGTCCACTGGCTAACCCCAGCATCAAATGGGAACAATCGGAACAGTTTGACCTTGGTTTTGATTTGCATTTCCTGAATGACAGGCTCGAGTTTATGGCCGACTATTTTGTTAAAACCACAGAAAACCTGCTGATCAGTAATATCCCGGTATCCGGTATTTTCGGTACCTCAGCTCCCGGTGCTGCAGCTCCTACATCCAATGCTGGAACTGTGCGTAACAGTGGCTTTGAATTTTCCACCGGTTACCGTGGTATGGTTGGAAAAGATTTTAGTTACCAGGTAAATTACAACCTGACCTTACTTAATAATGAAGTACTGGAAGTAAATAATGGAACGGGTTTCGTCGAAGGAGGAAGCTTTGGTGTCGGTCAACCGCTGCCGGCACGGATGGAAGTTGGCCTTCCTATAGGATATTTTTATGGATATCAAACGGACGGTGTTTTCCAGTCTCAGGCTGAAGTGGATGCTCATCCCTCTCAAATCGCTCTAGGCGCCGAAGCTCAACCCGGTGATATCAGGTATGTTGATACCAATGGTGATGAAATCATCAATTCAGACGACAGAACCAATATTGGAAGCCCCATACCTGCATCCCTGATGGGTTTGAACCTGACTTTGAAATATAAAAATTTCGACTTTACTGCTTATGCCTTTGCAAGCATTGGTAACGACATTGTAAGAAATTACGAACGTACACAGCCGAATGTTAACCGCATGAGCTATATCATGGACAGGTGGACAGGTGAAGGAACAAGCAACGACGTGCCCAGGGTAACCACCGCCGCCACTGCCAATAATATCTTCTCCGATTTTTATGTCGAAGACGGATCCTATGTAAGACTTCAAAGAATGGTGCTTGGTTACCGTATCCCTGAAATGACAAGCATGAAAATTGGCATACAGGAGGTTCGCTTCTATTTTGCCATCAACAACTTGTTTACACTCACAAAGTACCAGGGATTTGATCCTGCAGCTTCAAGTGGAGCTCCCATTGGTTCAGGCTTCGATGATGGTTTCTATCCTGCAGCCCGGACTTACCTTTTTGGATTTAACATTAACATATAA
- a CDS encoding glycoside hydrolase family 16 protein yields MEHTAYFPYAGDYTIQLVVTLNNTDFSHSQPVTITEDDPNYNPNLIWAEEFNYTGKPDPAKWNTETGGTGWGNEELQYYTDSESNAYVENGVLTITAREEQVGGRDYTSARITTQGKFDVKYGKIEARIKLPYGQGLWPAFWMLGANFDQVGWPACGEIDIMEMVGGTNGDNTCHATLHWDNDGEHAQYGLSYTLTSGIFADNFHVFAVEWDDQEIRAYVDDIQYYVADITPAGLSEFQNNFFIILNLAVGGNWPGPPNASTEFPQTMQIDWVRVYQE; encoded by the coding sequence ATGGAACATACCGCCTATTTCCCTTACGCAGGGGATTATACGATCCAACTGGTAGTTACACTTAACAATACCGACTTTTCCCATTCCCAACCTGTAACCATTACAGAGGACGACCCGAACTACAATCCAAATCTTATTTGGGCTGAAGAGTTCAATTACACCGGCAAACCTGATCCGGCAAAATGGAATACAGAAACCGGAGGCACCGGCTGGGGTAATGAAGAGTTGCAATATTATACCGATTCCGAAAGCAATGCCTATGTGGAAAACGGTGTCCTCACCATTACAGCCAGGGAAGAACAGGTTGGAGGAAGAGACTACACCTCGGCACGAATAACGACCCAGGGCAAATTTGATGTAAAATACGGCAAGATTGAAGCCCGTATTAAACTTCCCTATGGTCAGGGCTTATGGCCGGCATTCTGGATGCTTGGCGCTAACTTCGATCAGGTGGGCTGGCCGGCATGTGGCGAAATTGACATCATGGAGATGGTTGGTGGTACAAATGGAGACAATACCTGCCATGCAACCCTGCACTGGGACAATGACGGTGAGCATGCGCAATATGGTCTGTCATACACTTTGACTTCCGGTATTTTTGCTGACAATTTCCATGTATTTGCCGTTGAATGGGATGATCAGGAAATAAGAGCCTATGTGGATGATATTCAATATTATGTCGCAGATATCACACCTGCAGGGCTGAGCGAATTTCAAAATAATTTTTTCATTATTCTGAATTTAGCCGTTGGTGGCAACTGGCCTGGTCCGCCCAACGCCAGTACAGAATTCCCGCAAACCATGCAGATTGACTGGGTCAGGGTTTATCAGGAATAA